The nucleotide sequence AAAAGGATACAAACAATATCGTCTGTATCCTTACGACAAGTTATTTTTTTGATGGTCGAACGATAATTTCATTTACATTGACGTATTCCGGTTGTGTTACAGCATAAGCAACGGCTTTTGCGATATCTGTTGGCTCAAGAATTTTTCTGCCTTGATTTTTATCTTTGAAGTTGTCAATGACGGTTTGGTCAGTAATATGATGTGTCAGCTCGGTATCAACTGCACCAGGAGAAATATTTGTTACGCGAATATTCGTGTTTGCCAGCTCTTTCTCTAAGCCCATTGAAATGGCGCGAACTGCGTATTTTGTAGCGCTGTACACAACACTAGATGGAAATACTTCATGTCCTGCCACAGAAGAAATGTTCACAATGTGACCGCTGTCTTGCTTTAACATTGACGGTAAGGCAGCGTGGATCCCATAAAGAACACCTTTTACATTAACATCCACCATTACATCCCACTCTTCTACTTTATCTTTCTCTAGGAAGGAGAGGAGCATGACACCTGCGTTGTTTACATAAATATCGATTTTTCCAAATTCATCTTTCGCCTGCTTGTACATGTTTTCAACATCTTCTCGGTCCCGTACATCTGTTTTCACTACAAGTACTTTTGCTGATGTTGTCTGCTCAATTTCTTTTTTCAATTCTTCTAAACGTTCCACACGCCGTGCAGCTAGGACAACATTTGCGCCTTGCTGTGCCAATTTTGTAGCTATTTCCTTACCGATCCCGCTGCTTGCACCAGTAATAATCGCTGTTTGATCTTGTAAGTGACTCATATGAAAACCTCCAATATGTTTAATGGCCTTTTATTAATTTACCCGCTCACTTGCTTATTCAACCTTAAGATTTCATCCCCATATTCGGTGTGAGCCAATCTGTTGGAATCGAGCCTTTAATTCGCTTGAGATAAATGTTTTCACCGCTTACCCAACGTTCAAAATCAATCTTCACATTCATTGCATTAACGCCAAGCGCAAACCACATTTGTTGCGCCATCGGAAAATAGCTTGTTGTATGAATTGTACCGTCCCAGTTTCCAAATTCCGTTGCAGCAATAGCGTGTTTGGTATGGTTCATAATTTTAAAAGCTTCTTCTGCTGTGTGCCTTGAAAAATCAATCTTTTCAAGCTCTGCCATACGCCTTTTCGACTCAACAAGATGGTAGCGGTTCTCATCAGGCATGAGTTCAAAATGATTCGTACATAGACCGCCTTCCCGTACTTTAACACCGCGTGGCGAACCCTCTACAATTGCATGCTTTCCGCTTGCATCAAACAGGGTGTACATAAATGAATGCCGATGCGGCAAACGTTGTAATGTTTCTACCGCTTCATCTACATCTGCACACGTGTCAAGAACAATGCGAGAAAGAATACAGCATATGAAACCAGGCTCTGCTCGTCGGCGGTTCACAAAGTTATAGCTCATGACTAATCCTTTCTCATTCATGCCGTCAATTCTGCCAATCATCCGCTGTGTCGGGCCAATTGAAGCATAACCGCTTTCTGGTTGCCATAGCAGCAATCTTCCCTCATATGTCTTCGGATGATAATCATAATTTCGAATATAATACTTATCACCGATAACGACCGTACACCCAGAACGCTTCCAATCCATTTGAAAGCCGCTATATTCATGAACTGTTTCATCTAACGACCAGCCAAGACCCTCTGCCAAGCCTCGCAATTCTTCCCACAACCCTGGCGCAAATTGCTGATACAGCTCATATACTTGTTCAGTTTCTGCCGTATACCGGCGCATTGATTGCTTACGCCGCTTGCGGTGATTTTCATAGAGTGGTGATTGCTTTTGGAGACGTCCTTGGAGAAGACCGAGCTCATAATAGGAGCCGCGGCCTTGCAGAACGTCAAGATAAATCGCACTCATGTTGTCTCCTCACTCATCAACTTCTCACGCTTTTGACAAACATTTTCAAACGGTCTAAACCATCTAACACATGTTGTTTCGGTGTTGCCACGTTCATACGTACGAACCCTTTGCCTGTTTCCCCAAATGTGTACCCTTGATTCAAGGCAAGCTTTCCTTCGGTAATTAACTGTTTTTCTAACTGTTTATAATCAAGACCAAGGCTGCGGCAGTCAATCCAAATAAGGTATGTGCCTTCTGGCTTTATCACTTGAAGTTCAGGTAATTGCTCCTGCACAAAATCAACAACTGTTTTAACGTTTTCCTCTACATATTTTAATAAATGATCTAGCCATTGTTCACCATATTGGTAAGCTGCTTCCATCCCAACTAAGCCAAATGTGTTAAGATGGAACATCCCTTGTTTCACTTTCTGATCATTCACCTTTTTACGAATTTGTTCATTTTCAATAATCATATAAGAAGCTTGAAGACCAGCTAAGTTGAATGTTTTACTAGGTGCCATACACGTAACTGTAATCTCCGCAAATTCTTTTGAGATAGAGGCAAACGGGATATGCTTGTGCCCATCAAAAATCAAATCACCATGAATTTCATCGGAAACGATGATGATGTTGTGCTTGACGCAAATATCACCAAGACGCTTCAATTCCTCTTTCGTCCAAACACGTCCCACTGGGTTATGCGGGTTACATAAAATCAGCATCTTTGTTTCTTCATCAATTATGCTTTCTAACTGTTCGAAGTCCATTTCGTAACGCCCATTCTTTTCTTTTAACGTATTTAATGATAGTTGACGGTCATTCTTTTCCACCATCTTAAAAAAAGGAAAATAAACTGGTGGCTGAATGATAATTTTATCTCCCGGCTCAGTTAAAGCATTAATTAAAATACTAATTGCAGGCACAACTCCTGCACTAAAGGAAAGCCACTCCCTCTCAATATTCCAGTTATGACGATTCAACAGCCAATTTATAATGGACTCATAGGTTGAATCAGGGACATGCGGATAACCATATATTCCGTGCTGTGCTTTTTCAATAAGTGCTTTTTGTACGGCTTCTGGCACTTGGAAGTCCATATCAGCAACCCACATTGGATGAAGTTCTTTTCCTCCAAAGATTGCAGAGGCACCATCCCATTTTGCAGAATCTGTATTCCAACGATTATGTATTTGTTCAAAATTCATCGCATATCCTCCTTTTCGAAGCTTCTTCTACTGTTAGTATAGAACAGGCCAGACAAATGCAAAAATATTTCGCTTTGCTTTTCGTTTTTTTCTCCACGTATTATAATCTTAACGATAAGGAGGATTCTAATGCGAAAAACTGAAATCTACATACTCGGCGGGTTTCTCGGCAGCGGGAAGACGTCATTACTGACTCAACTGCTGCAGCATGAAAAGGAATTAAACCGACATGTTGCTGTTGTGATGAATGAAATTGGAGAAATTTCTGTTGATTCAAACGCAGTTTCAGAAGAAACACCATTGAAGGAATTATTAAATGGCTGTGTTTGCTGCTCACTTTCCGGACAATTTGAAGCACAGCTTGCAGATTTACTCTCAAGTTACAACCTAGATGCTGTCTATATTGAAACAACAGGCGCCGCGCATCCAATGGAAGTATACGATGCATGCCTATCACCGATTTTTGCAAATAAAATTGAAATGAAAGGCATTTATTCGATTGTTGATCTAAACCGTTGGAAGCACCAAGAACAGATGAGCATCCAAATGCGCAGACTTATGCATGAACAAATCAAACATGCGGATGTATTACTATTAAATAAAATGGATACGGTAAACGAACAGGAGCAAGGAAGTCTTCTTTATCAAATTCAATCGTTAAACCCAAAAGCGAAAACTTTTTTCACAACGTTCGCAAAGGTGAACCCAGAACAGTTAAAACAATCACCACTAACAGAAAAAGAAGCACACGAACAAGCCCCACATTTGCATATTAAGTCATTTGTTTATACGTTTTCCTCCGCAATTAACCGGACTGCCTTTGAAGATTTTCTACGGACGATGCCTGATACCGTCTATCGTGTAAAAGGTTATGTCAAATTTACGGATGCTGAAAACATTTATTCGTTCCAATATTCCTACGGGGTGCCAATGCTCATGCCAGACCTCATGAAGATGCCCTTAACCCTCGTATTTATTGGGGAAGAACTTGATCGAGAAAAGCTCACACAACAACTGCAACAGCTAGAAGCATAAGAAAATCCGCCTTAAATGGCGGATTTTCTTATTACTGCTCAAATGCTTCCTTTAAGAACCTTGATATTTCTAGCTGTTTTGTTCGAAAGTACTTCGGTGAGGAAATATAAAGCTCTTCCATCGCGCGGGTAATGCTAACATACATTAACCGGCGTTCCTCTTCCACTGATTCATTAACCTGCTCTTCGCTGCTAGCCTTTTCCGTTGGCCTGTCCTCTGCTGCTTCAAGTGATGAACTGTGCGGCAAGATTTGTTCACTTGCACCAATTAAATAAACAACTGGAAATTCTAATCCTTTTGCCCCGTGAATTGTCATGAGAGAGACTGCATCTGGGTTTTCTTGTTTGCGCAGGTTTTCCATTTCATAATGCTTTTCGATAATTTTTTCAACAAAGGCAATATATTTGCGCAAATCTTTGAAATGGCTGGCTGATTCACTTAATTCATCTAATGTTTCTTGAATAATATCTTTATGAAGTGTAAATGTTTGACGTTTGTTATCTTGTAAATAAGCTTCATATTGCCCTGTACCAGAACGAATTTCTTTAATCGCTTCCAATGCTGTCTTCTCTTTTAATGTCTCAATCATTTTAATCCGTTCCTCAAGCTGTTTCTTTTGAAAGGCTTTTAGCTGTGGTAAATCTCGTAAATAATGCAGGGCAGGCTTTCGGTCACCAGTAAGTTCTCCTTCTAACAATTTATTTCGGATAAAATCCAGTGTCCGATCACGGTTTAAATAAAGCGTCGGACAAATCCCCATCACTGCTTCTAAATTATTAGGATTCAAACTAAGCCTTAAATAATCAAGTACTGGCCTTACCAAACCTTGTTCATAGAATAAATCTTTATTGCTGTGCAATACGAAAGGGATTTCCTTCCACACTAATTGGTCGACAATCGCCCGGCTTACAGCATGGGTTCTGTACAGTACGGCTATGTCACGAAATTCCCGTTTGCCATCATTCACATCAGCTACAATTCTTTCAATAACAGCTGTTGCTTCTTCTGTCGTAGTAACCGGGTTTGCATAGGATGGCTGTAAGCCTTTTGTATGTGATGCATTCAACTTCTTCTCATGGCGTTCGCGATTATATTGAATCACTTCATTCCCTAAACCGACAATATAAGGGTTAGAGCGATAATTAATATCCAGTGTTACAATTTCCGTGTGAGGAAAAATGGATGGAAACTCTAAAATAATTTTATGATTTGAACCACGAAATTGATAGATTGTTTGGTCGTCATCCCCAACAACCATTAAGTTATTTCGAGGCTCGGCAATCATTTTTAACACTTCATATTGTGCTAGATTTGTATCTTGAAATTCATCAATAAGAATATATTGAAAACGTTCCTGAAGCCTTGTTCGCAGTTCGTCATCTTCTGTCAGCAAATCGTATGTAAAATATAAAATGTCATCAAAATCCATATAATGATGTTCAATCTTAAATTCGTCATATGATGTATAAATCGCTTTGACCTCTTTTTCAACAGGTGTCGTTGCTTGTAATTTCTGCGGCGGGATAAGCATGTTTTTATAATAAGAGAACTGAGAAAGAAGTGTTTCAGGGTCATACTCATCTTTAAGACCCATCTCTTTTAAAATCTTTTTAATAATAATTTGTTTATGACGTTCATTTGATAATATTTTCTGATCGTAGCCCTTGCTTTTTAAAATACGGAGAAAAACAGAATGAAACGTCCCAACCATCATATGTCGCAGCATCGGTTGTGTAATTCCAGGAATTCTCGTAATACGGTCTTTCATTTCCCCGGCAGCTTTTCGTGTAAAGGTTAAGAGTAATATGTTTTCAGCACGAATTTCTTTCACTGAAAGCATATAACCAACCCGTGAGGTAAGAACCGAGGTTTTTCCGCTCCCAGCACCTGCAAGCGTCAGCAATGGGCCTTCTGTATGTCGAACCGCTTTCAGTTGGTTTTCATTCAAGCAAATACCTTTTTGCTCTAGCATGCGAAAATAGAATGCATCGTTATCTGAAGGTGAGACAAGCTCCACAGTTGTTTTGCGATTTGTTTGCGCAGCTTTTGGAATCATTTTTGCCTGCACCGGCTTCTCTTTATAAATGTCGTTATGTAAGGTCTTTGCGTGACTCATCGCCATCTCACTCTTTCTGCATAAAATCTACGGGTTTCACTTCTCCATTGTACAAAAACTTTTTAAAAAATAAAGGATTTCCTAGGAGAGAAGCACGTTTTACATGTAAATCAGTTTACTTTCATGACTGTTTGCGAGTATAATGAGGGTAGTTAATAGAGGAAAATAAAAAAAGAACCGACGATGCGCAAACATCGACGGTTCCATCTAGCCGCAACCGCAGGAAGAGCGGTCGGCTCATAACAAAAGAGAGTAACTCACCCTAATGCTTGGCCGTTGCAGGGTGGGTTACTTTTTTATTTTATCAATCAACAACACAATAAAATTGAGTAACGCAACGAGGAATATACCAGCTGAAATGACAACTTGTAAATCCTGCACTGTTGGCAGCACCCCCTTTCCTAAAGGGGTACCAACCGCCCACCCTGCTTATGCGACTGTATTTCCATGATACAACAGATCGTACGTTCGCACAATCATACGAAGGACATGTTATCGAAAGAGATGTCAGCCAACAAAAATGACGAACATACCCGCCACAAATAAAATCAGGTACATACCAAATATCACCTCTAATGGCTGTAGCTCAAGACGGTTACTGATCTTAATTTTTTTCTTTGGAAGAGGATAGGATTGCTTTTGACCAGTTGGAATCCATGGGGCACGCTGATAATCGGTTTGAAAATAATTTTGTAGCCCCTTAGCAAGCAAGACAAAAGAACTAGTCGCAAAGATAAGAGCAAACAATGGGATTAATAAAATGTGTTGGTCGTGCCAAATATAACCCCGTGATTGGCCGATAAGCCCTGCCCATTCATTTGTAATCGATAAATAAATCGTTGGGTCTCTCTGGACTTCTGTTCCTCCGATAAAAAGATGAAAAATGCCGAGTTGCCCCATAACTGTCATGACATAGACAATTTCCATCACAAACATAACCAGCAACCCTTCTTTTAATTGAGGAAAAATATGCTTCCAAACGATTCTGTTTCGGTTCGCACCTAAAGTTCTCGCAACCTTTATAAATTCCATCTCGGAAATTGTCTTTGTTTGCTTGCGAACCGAGGCAACAATACTCGGTAAACTAAGAAGTGTTGTTAACCCTATAAAAACAGTCACATGCTGTGAGGGTTCAAGTGATGTTTGAAACGAAATCGGACGCAAAAAGAAATACAAAATTAAAAAGATGGGCACATAGCTCCAAGAATTTTCAACTGCACTCCACCAAGTGAATGGTTTTCGCGATGTTCCAGCGTATAGGCCAATCACACCCCCAATAATAATTTTTAATATGGAAACCGCAAAAGCAATGCCAATCGTATATTTCGCTCCATAAAGAAGCTTCGTTAACAAGTCATATCCAAAATTATCGGTTCCTAACAAATATTCAGTGGTTTCAAACGGACGCATTGGTGGTGCAAGGAGTACGCCCTCACCGTCAATCATTTTGTATTCAGATTCTAATTTGTCCTCTAACGTATAAGGAGCGATTTTATGGCCTCCGATTGAAACAAAAACAAGGACCAATACGAGAAAAAGCCCGACATACAACGGTAGATTTAACTGTTTTAATTTACTCATAGATAAATCCCTTTCTAAACAAAGCTAACAGCAGTTTGACGACACCTAGTACCAATAATGCATCCACTAACAGCGCCAGCAAGCCTAACAGCATGGCTGAAAAATCCTGAACAGCAAATATATAATGAGTAAGTCCAATGATATTCAGTAAGTACTCCACGATGAAAAGGTTTCCAACAGTTAATGAAAGGCCTTTTGTTAATTCAGCATTCAGATACGTTTGCATGTTTCGGTATATGTACTGCATATGAATCGTAGAGCGCTTAAGTCCTTTGGCAACAGCTGTCCGAATATAATCTTCACCGCTAATTTGGATATAGCGCAAATGAATAAGCTTTAAGAAATAAAAAGCTGGTGCAATCGACAAAATCAAAACCGGAAACCAAAAGTCAACTGTCGCTTTATCAGATGTGAGCGTGACAACCCGAATTCCTGTCCATTCATATATTTTTACAGCCAGCATAATTGCAAATAAAATAATTACAAAATCCGGCACTACGGATAAAAGATTGATAAGTGAACGCATGTAACGAAACAATGGAAAGCGCGCCGCAAACAACCCTAATAGTAATGCAAATGCCAACCCTAAACATAGACTTATAAGCAAAACAAAGAATGTACGCACGGTCCGCTCGAAAAATGCAGCATCTACTTTTTCAAACAAGCCTTGCTGTATACTACTTTGAAATAATTCACCGACTTTGTTTAACTTTAATGTAAAGCCTGCTCCTGTTTCGGTAACGATAAATGGCAAGACGGTAATAGCAATGATTAACATGGCCACTACTACACCCTGCATGATGTAATTCTTCAAAATCTCCCTCACCCCTTACTACTCTATTATAATATTTTGACGTAAAATTTAGAAATTTGTCACCCCATTAGGAAAAGTTTTTAAAATTTTGGGCAAATTAATTGCTCTGCAGCATAAAAAACCCTTTGCACAAAAGATGCAAAGGGAAAATTTGTTTATTTATAATGACTCATAAGGGAATGCATCTGGGTCATAGCCCATTCGGTCATTTTTATTGGTTGCTCGCATTTGTTCCATTTCTTCATTTGTTAGCTGGAAATCAAAGATATCTGCGTTTTCAACAATCCGTTTTTCACGCACAGACTTAGGAATCGTCACAACACCATTTTGCACTTCAAAGCGAAGTGTAATTTGAGCTGGTGTTTTCGAATATTTTTCTGCTAATGAAACGATTGTCGGGTCGTCAAACACCTTTCCTCTCATAAGCGGTGCCCACGCTTCTAGTTGAATATTATGTTTTTCACAAAAATCGTGTAAATCCGGTTGCTGAAGAAATGGGTGATATTCAACTTGATTAACAGCTGGCACAACATCACTATCTGCCATTAAGTCTTCTAAATGGCTCACCTTAAAATTACATACACCGATTGCTTTCACAACCCCGTCAGAATAAAGCTTCTCTAACGCCTTCCATGTTTCTTTGTATTTACCAGGAACAGGCCAATGAATGAGATAAAGGTCAATCGTATCAAGCCCTAATTTCTTTAAGCTTCGTTCACATGCTTGAAGTGTTTCATCATAACCTTGCTCTGAGTTCCACACTTTTGTAGTGACAAAAATCTCTTCACGGTTAACCCCAGATTCAGCAATCCCTTTTCCTACTTCTTCTTCATTGTCATAGAAAGAAGCGGTATCAATCAAACGATAACCATGTTGAAGAGCTTTCTTTACAGCCTCGACTGTTTCTTGCTCATTCTCCATTTTGTATGTTCCAAGTCCGAAGTAAGGCATGTTTACACCGTTGTTTAATGTTGTATAGCTTTGAATATTGTTTACCATATTGGCCACCTCCATGATAATTTGCTGCGATTTGACTTACTTTTGTTCCCGACTTGGCGGCGCCATAAATTCTGGGCCAACAGGGTCTTGAATATTGCGTTGTAGGATCTCTTCAATAGCCTGCTTTGTTTCATCATCTAGTTGAAAATCCATCATACTGTTAACTGGCTCAACTTGTTCAGGCTTTCTTGCACCCCATAAAGCAACATTCGATCCTTGTTGGTCTAAGTTCCAGCGTACCGCAAGTGATAGAATGTCTTTATTAAACTGCTCTCTTGCTAGCTTATCTAAATCATCAACTGCCTGCAAATATTGTGAAAACCGTGGTTCTTGAAACTTTGGGTCGTTTTTCCGAAGATCATCTCCTTCGAATTTATGGTCTTTTGACATTTTACCCGTCAACAACCCACGACATAGGCTTCCATATAACAAGGTTGATAGATTATTGGTTTGTGCATATGGAAAAATATCTTTCTCAATGCTGCGTTCAAATAGATTATAAGGCGGTTGAACAGCATGAAGAGGAGCCACCTTCATAAATTCATCTAGTTGTTTAACAGAAAAATTACTGACACCAATCGCTCGAATCTTTCCTTCTTGATAAAGCTCATGCATCGCTTGTGCTGTTTCTTCAATCTCAACTAAGGGGTCTGGCCAATGCACTTGATAGAGATCAATATAATCCGTCTGAAGGCGGCGCAAGGAATCTTCAACTTCCTGCTTAATCCGTTCTTTTGTAGCATTGCGGACTACATTTTCCTCCTCGTCCCAATCAAGTGCAACTTTTGTAGCTAGCACAAGCTTGTCCCGCTGCCCGTATTGCTTCACTGCTTTCCCAACGATTTCTTCAGAACGACCAAATCCATATACAGGTGCGGTATCGATTAAGGTAATTCCTTTATCAATGGCAGAATGGATTGTTTTAATGGATTGCTGTTCATCTGTTCCACCCCACATCCAGCCGCCAATTGCCCATGTACCAAGGCCAATCCTTGAAGCTTCAATCCCTGTACTACCAATTGTTGTATATTCCATACACTCACCTTCCTTTAGTTGAATAAGTACCTCTTGTAGCTATTTCACTTTTTCACCTGCCTAAAACATTAAAAAGAGACTGCAGATATCGAAAACTGCAGTCTCTCTATTAAATTAGCTTGCTTTTCTTATTTTTAACACTTCTTCAGTCGGACGGATAAAGCGAATAAGGCTAAAGAAGATGCCAGCGACAATAAAGAAAACGACCATTCCTAACAGCCCTGTCTTATATAGCAAATCAATTGCAGTAGTTGCATAAATGCTTAAAGCGGCTGAAATGATAAGCGCTGTAACACCTGAACGATTCGAACGAAGCAATGGTTTCCATTGACCTCTTGCATCGATAAGTGTAATGAGTGAAATGGTTGTCATATTTACAATCATCCCAACCCAAACCGGGTGTGTGTTTAAGTAAAACGTTGAAATGTCCCAATTGCTTAAGTGATACCACAGCAACCCTGAAGCAGCTCCTGTAAATAATGAAACAAGCGCTGCTCTTTTTGTTACAATCGGCCAGAATAATGCTGCAATGACTGGAGCAAATGTAGCGGAATTTCGCGTTACCCATGCAAGAACATTCCACCAGGCTGATTGCTCAGCACGAAGTGTCGCAAAGATAATCATTAAACCACTTAATAAAAGTAGCGACCATTTCGTATAACGAACAAGATCTTGTTCATTTGCTTTCGGATTAACCGCTCTGCCAACATCCCGGCCTAGACTTGTTGCTCCAGAAAATTGACAAGGAGCACCCCAGCTAAGTGCAGCAGCCCAGAAACCGAGGAAGAAGAGCGCTGTTAATGGTGCAGGCAATGTTTCCATTAAATAAAGCGGAATGGCTGTTAACCCTCTTGCTTCACCAGGTACCACTGCAGCAGCTGAAACCCCGAATACAATCGCGCCGATTATTAACGGGACACCTATAAGGGCGGCAAGTAATAAACCTTTCTGTCCTTCTTTTTCATTTTTACACGAAAGTGCCATTTGAAAGGCTGCTTGCGCTAATACAACATTCAAAATAAATGTCCCAAACCAAGCAACAATTGTCTGAATCCCGACAGACGTCCAAGAAGCCATTGCTGGTTTTGCTTCAAACAATTTTGTTATTCCATCTATACCTGGATTAAGGAAGAAGGCGTATGTCCCGATACTCAGCATAATAAAGAATACAATGACATTGCTTAGCTGTGTAAAACCAATCGACCACATGCCGCCGAATTGTAAATAGAAAAAAAGCAACAGCGCTGTAATTGCAACTGATACAACAAATGGTACCCCTGTAAAAACACTAAGTGCAGAAGCGAACGCTAGCGACGTTGCGACAGACCACATCGGAAATGTAAAGGCTGTTATTAATCCTGCAAGTGCTTGAACCTGCCTTCCAAAGTGATCACCAATTAAACCAGAGATTGTGACAAGTGCTTTTTTTCGAAACGGTGAAAGAATAACAAATGCAATCAACAATACTTGCACCGTCTCTGCCACTCCATACCACACAGCCGAAATACCCGTTGTATAGCTTAATTCAAGTATCGCAATGTATGAGGAACCAGAAAATAGCCCTGTAATACAAACGGCCACAAACCATTTACCAAAGTTTCTACCTCCAACAAAGAATCCATTTCCGCTTGCAGCACGTTTTCTTGCTAACCGTCCCGAACCAATTAAAAAGAACGTATAAATCAATGCAAATGCAATAAACCAATAACCTGTTTCTGTCATGTGTCTCACTCCCTTTTATTATTTACCACATTAAACCACCTAATATAACCTACTTACTTGGTTTTAAAACTTAAAAAAACCTCTTCAAAAGGAAGAGGGTAAATGACTGACACTCCTCCTCATCTTTCAGACCAATTCGTCTGTTGGAATTAGCACCTTGACAATGCAGGTTGCTGCGGGATCTCAGGACCAGCTTCCTCCCCCGACTCTTGATAAGGAAATACTCATTGAATTATTAAATGTGATACTACATGATTCACGGTTTATTTGTCAATATATTTTTTATAATCTGAATAATAACTTTTCCATTAGAGCTAAGCAACATGGTAAGAAAACAACAAAAAAACCTTAGAGTGAAACCGCAATAATACAAATATCATCATTAGATGAAAGCGAACGATTACAGCTTTGAGTTATTTTGGAAATCAAGGTATTATTCTTATCATGTTCATGCTCCCTTAAAG is from Bacillus tianshenii and encodes:
- a CDS encoding aldo/keto reductase translates to MEYTTIGSTGIEASRIGLGTWAIGGWMWGGTDEQQSIKTIHSAIDKGITLIDTAPVYGFGRSEEIVGKAVKQYGQRDKLVLATKVALDWDEEENVVRNATKERIKQEVEDSLRRLQTDYIDLYQVHWPDPLVEIEETAQAMHELYQEGKIRAIGVSNFSVKQLDEFMKVAPLHAVQPPYNLFERSIEKDIFPYAQTNNLSTLLYGSLCRGLLTGKMSKDHKFEGDDLRKNDPKFQEPRFSQYLQAVDDLDKLAREQFNKDILSLAVRWNLDQQGSNVALWGARKPEQVEPVNSMMDFQLDDETKQAIEEILQRNIQDPVGPEFMAPPSREQK
- a CDS encoding sodium:solute symporter family protein, which gives rise to MTETGYWFIAFALIYTFFLIGSGRLARKRAASGNGFFVGGRNFGKWFVAVCITGLFSGSSYIAILELSYTTGISAVWYGVAETVQVLLIAFVILSPFRKKALVTISGLIGDHFGRQVQALAGLITAFTFPMWSVATSLAFASALSVFTGVPFVVSVAITALLLFFYLQFGGMWSIGFTQLSNVIVFFIMLSIGTYAFFLNPGIDGITKLFEAKPAMASWTSVGIQTIVAWFGTFILNVVLAQAAFQMALSCKNEKEGQKGLLLAALIGVPLIIGAIVFGVSAAAVVPGEARGLTAIPLYLMETLPAPLTALFFLGFWAAALSWGAPCQFSGATSLGRDVGRAVNPKANEQDLVRYTKWSLLLLSGLMIIFATLRAEQSAWWNVLAWVTRNSATFAPVIAALFWPIVTKRAALVSLFTGAASGLLWYHLSNWDISTFYLNTHPVWVGMIVNMTTISLITLIDARGQWKPLLRSNRSGVTALIISAALSIYATTAIDLLYKTGLLGMVVFFIVAGIFFSLIRFIRPTEEVLKIRKAS
- a CDS encoding aldo/keto reductase, which translates into the protein MVNNIQSYTTLNNGVNMPYFGLGTYKMENEQETVEAVKKALQHGYRLIDTASFYDNEEEVGKGIAESGVNREEIFVTTKVWNSEQGYDETLQACERSLKKLGLDTIDLYLIHWPVPGKYKETWKALEKLYSDGVVKAIGVCNFKVSHLEDLMADSDVVPAVNQVEYHPFLQQPDLHDFCEKHNIQLEAWAPLMRGKVFDDPTIVSLAEKYSKTPAQITLRFEVQNGVVTIPKSVREKRIVENADIFDFQLTNEEMEQMRATNKNDRMGYDPDAFPYESL